acgccatctgataaaccagtgaaatagatggatcttgtgagataaagaaaccgtgagagaggaCACATGATCACGTGGCCTAGAGTGTCTATGTCTTCATattaacagcattagatcatagcttgtttacacaaggtactcacagagatcaaaggaacatattataaggagatgaactcctatgtggtgattgctgctacagatttttcGATATTAAACCAAGTCTGatcataagaaagaaaatagatacactaaatgtagtaagcagcatatggatcactggataagataagATTAGATAAGATAAGAGAATagctttgttcctaagctgattcatggaccgaagcaaaagcagctgcataaagtatataaaagaaattgatcacacatgatcattgatcttggagttgtgtaaaagacaatccaataacagtccatatacatatgagaatttataaagaaattccttgtgcttatactaaacctaaaagaggttagaagAATGATACAAAACATATCTGTAGGCGTCCAGCACATTGGCTGAGAGCGTCCGGTCCTTCAAACTAGAGACGTCCGACTCTGTCCGTCCAAGGGCGTCCAGCTCTTCAGCAAAGAGCGCCCAGATTTTCTAGACACGTCCGACTTTAGACCTAAAAGGCGTCTGACCTTTCTTCTTGGTCACGGGCTAATAGAAACTaaagatcaaccatcaggttgcaatccgACATTAGATCCCTTAAGGATCCAGCATAGCAGAATGGCCTGCTGCTGTATGAACTCCATAAATCTTTGTCATAAGATTAAAAGGAGACATCTAATCTGTCGGATACCAAAGAAGTATTGTAGCCCATAAAGCTTATGAGATATATGACCTAAGGTCATTAGGCGTCATTAAGATATGAACGCAAGGAATAAGACATTACTTAAAGCAAAGGAATTGATGTCCACATGTGAGATACATGAGAGTGTGTTCGGCCGAAGAGCCAtgataagagattataaaacctCAAAGCAATAATCATTGAACACTCATAAGATTAATAAGTGGACATGTATGGACGTGGTCTATGGACTGGACATTGATCGACCAGATTGAAACATGGCAGAATGGTTATCATAGTTAACCAAAAGTAAAGAGTATAGAAGTAGATGATCACGTCTGAATCATGAATACATGCAAACACGTTTTGCAAAGACCAACATGTGATTCCCGAGGACAATGTGGTTCACATtgcttagcacacatgctttaaacgggacactcaatgtcaaaggacatgagaaacgacctaagaggtcTAAGTGGTCTTAATTACGGTGCAGTAATgaaactggccgattactcccttcctacacagacaggatagatcacgcatcaagatgcgtagtatgtagaacctacaccgaggttcacatcagggagagtagtgcgtgttgtactctttttccttcatcatggttttgtcccactgggttttcctgataaggttttaatgagacaacattaagcgtactacaaatcctgtatgCGCCAGTTGAAGGATCTTcggtgatgccttcatcagggggagtgtcatgtgttgtactctttttcctgtctacggtttccattttttcccaccttaggtttttggttttcctatggaggttttaatgagacaacgtcgtgcatgatacaaatccatatggttatggcatccaagggggagtgttataaatcattatgtgGATGGCCATAACCAAGACCAAGACAAGGCCCAGCCGTgtacaagaggagagagagtcggcggccAAGTTCCTAGTCGGCCAAGACTTAAGAtgttttccatttatctattttagatcttttcctatttcatgttgtattaggttttagataatttcatttttcctatattttgtaatccttatataaagaacCTCTATTACTCATTAATAAGAcacacgaaatattcagtctcaaatCCTTCGTTTACAAcaataatatagttttaatataatgtGATTGCGACGATTTCAAGATTAAATTTGAAATGCATAAAACTCAATCATTCAAGGTAAAGCGAGATAAAATGGTCAAACAGATAACAttgtgaaaaaatataaataatttttaatatattttttatgaaaattttatttatttgtttcagaacaaaacaaatatataaatttgcgTGTCTTATTTTTCTCTTCTCCCAGTTAATTAAATACCACGAGAATCGATCTACCTTTGAGACACGCTAAAATTGATAACAGCCTTACTGAAAAGTTAAATAAAAGCGTAATAACTAAAGCATGCTACCTTTTTTCAAGATTAAGTTCTTTCAAGATTACAAGATTTTCTGacccaaaaagaagaaaattaaaaattagccTTTTGATAGTCTTTAAAGACCTAGAGATCGAAAGATTTAAAAAGGCGTCGTGTTTATGACGGGACCCTTCAACTGTAAATATGTCCTCCAAATTCCCGGAACCTCTCTCACTGCCTggttattaattataatattacacTACTAGTTGATTAGCTATCTCATAGTAATATTTTTGTCATACTTACTCAAGCATGCTACCTTCTTAAGATTAGCCTAAGAGTTTATTTGTTAtgtaaatttttgtttcttttcttgcaTTGTTTTTCTTGTAGTTCTTTGTTTTCGATGTGTGCAATTTTAGAATCGATTTATTATCTTAAATAAAAGCAGAAGAAATGGACTCGGGCATTCAAGATCGACCCTATCAGGGCTACAAGGCTCGTGAGATTTACCATGTTTTAGGGTTAAAATCAGATGAAATACACTCTTTTCTGAAAGCAACATTCCACAAATTTATCAAAATCCACCTCTGTTAAATTGTGGTTTGTAATTAGCAAAGCATATTATTTGACCGGAATGTTGTCCCCAGACAAAACCACATTAGCCTCATTATTGGTTTGAAACAAACAAGGCCATCGAAGAGGTAATGGGACCTTTAGTAGATTGGTATTATAAGAACTTCCATAATATTACAATTCGTCCATGACAATTATAATTATCTAGGACATAAAATGATAGAATAGTTAGCATTGGCACAAGTAAAAGTACTCGAAGCGTCGTCGTATGCATAGCTATACGCCTTAGGGCAAGCTCCTTTAAAAATTCTCGAGTAATTCGTCGGTGGACAAGTCTCCGGTTTATTGAACACACCGGTGCAACAATAATCCGGTTTGCCAAAAGCCTCGCATGCGCTCTTACACGCCACAACATTCGCCCCGTCCATAACGCGTAGCTCTTTCGGACAGCGCCTGTTCAGGTCCGCAACGCATCCAATGCTTTGGCAATCGCCATAGCCGCCTCGTGTCGTGATTCTCATCTGGATGTTGTAACCGTCCACGAGGCTGTAGCTatgatgaaggagaagaagagaaggtgtAAACGGGAGGAATTCGCCATTTTTAATCTCTCAATTTCTCAAGTATCTACCGAATGTGTAATGATGAATGTAAGTTAATGGCACTGATCCCTCTATCCATAGGTCTTTTTCAATTACTCTACCGACGGgattttataatttcttttaagaAGATAATAGTCTAAAAAAGATAGCCTAGCAAtccaaattttaatatgtaaaattttgaaataaatatctCGGTATAAATTGATGGGCCAATGTACAGACAGAATTAAATTGGACAAGTTGTGCTTTAGCGGGCATAAACATAAGTCATGTTCGTTTGATAAACGCTGAGATCAGCGGCAAACAATAAAGCTACAACGAAAACAAATTTAATGGTGCTGAAACTAAAAGCAATCGCCGCTGGACTATCAGAGTTAAGAAAACGGATAACCCATATATGACTTTTAGCTAGGTTAGGAAGGCTCAACAAAGACATACAATGAATCGTGCCAACGTTAGTGGCTGCCAAACACAATGATAATATCTATTAACAAATACAATCATAATCGGTACTAATCTAACGGATTATAGAATAGACCAACAAATGATtacaatattttctaaaatctatCCACCAAAGACCATATATATGAAATGTACAATTTttcgttatttttttctttgataattAAAACAATCTTGTATTGTACTCCCTCCGGATACGAATGTATGATGTTCCATATTTTTATCTTGTATACAAATGTATGATGTTTTGAGATATAATTAATgcatttagttttaaaatttaaacataaattaaaaagttaaattatgaaaggtgaaactttattgatataaccaaaaaataatcattaaaatagtgtatttatcgttttttaatatgtatgtaAAACCTTGAACATCATACAATTAAATCCAGAGGGAGTATTGGATTAGTTAGACTATATATGTCATTGACTCTGGTtgcttcactttttttttttgccaactgGTATTTTATTgaacaaagttaaaaaaaaaaggcctAAAAGATTACTCAGCCTATGACTCTATGAGATTATGCAATAAACAAAACGAAGAGATCACTGGTTTAAAAATGAATTGTCTTTTTTTTGGTACGAAATTGAATTGTCTTTTTATACCAAAAGCTAATTTGTTATTCAAGCCAATACTTTGGGAAGCTAGATGCCTAGATGCACACAGTTGCATACACAGGCAGACATATAAGGATCGAGCCACTAAGTCTGGAATTTTGTATTACAGCATAGCTCCTGTTTTTAAAGTCATTATGGTTTGATTATGATTTTtgtgatatttatatatgtagcaAACgctatttaatagtttaaaaaatatattgctAGTAAACTAAAAGTAATTGATTATTtctcaattataaaataataatttatatatgaaaaaaaaattgtgcagAAATTAAAACTATATGAGTTTTCTGCTAATTTTGTAAAATGTTCAAAATGTTAAAGGTCATattcatacaattttttttccctATTCCTAGctttaacataaaataaaaagttagtCCATCCTTACACTAAGAAGCTCTTAATCAAATTTACGAAGACACatagctttttaaaaaaattccattAGACTTCTTGAAAGTACTTAGAAATTTAACACGAACAATACAAAAAGGCGAATTATTGATTTGCAGAAATTTCCTCACGACAACCACCAAATTTCTCTAAGCAAGAACAGCGCGCTTTAGATCATTCAATTTCAAACCTCCTCGAAACTAAACCAACATTCAAAACCACGTGCTCCCTAATAAAATTTATACCCGGTccgaattaattttttttttttttgatcaaacccgGTCCGAATTAATAAAACCTGACCCGACGGGATAACCTTATAAATATGCTCatgcaaacaaacaaacaactcaaaacactcttcatcaaaattatttgttattttatgatttaatttgttttgtaatgCAAATAAATTAAGTCCTATATGAACTGCAAGTAATATTTATAGTGCTTTCTTGTTCTGCGATTAAAAAgttaaatgtttaataaatacagCACTATTTTCCATTTTAAATGAATTGGATTTATTCTACACCTACAAAGTTAATAGCGTGTCCATTCAgagatcattttttttaattcaagaaGTTTTGGAATTCAAAACTGACACCTCTATCCTAAGAGTAGAAAGTTTTATCAGTATAGCTACCAGCTCCGGCTAAGTGATatctttttttcaaatatcttagcaataaaagaaaagaataaaaaaataaaggaaagaAACCCAAATGTTCATCAAACAAGATTTTGAGATaccaattagattttttttttgtcacatgtTTAGTTACAAGTGGTTTTATTCTTTAAAACTGATAACATAATCAACCACAAAACGCTTTATAAATAAGCCATGCAACACACacaaatcaaagtttttttgagctaatttttaattatattagcTTGACACAAAGCTGCAAAAGAAAAAGCCCACTTACCCTGAATAAAACACGTGCtagtatttatttaaaagttgtCAATACAGTATCGTGGATACATTCTCTTTTTGTTGGTCATATGATCCACTATAAAAAACAGCAACCTTGCTTCTCTTCACCATACACTTTCAagacacaaaacaaacaaataatagaaTATCTCCACACAAATCAAAGTTAAAACACACTTCATAAAATAATTCCTCTCATAATCTCTCTCTAAATGGCTTCTAACCACAATAAGCTTACTTCTTCCAGAGTAGCGATCATCGGTGCTGGTGTCAGCGGTTTATCAGCCGCTAAGCACTTAGCTCATCACAACCCGATCGTTTTCGAAGCCTCGGATTCGGTCGGAGGTGTTTGGAAGAGCTGCACTTACGAGACGACTAAGTTACAATCGGCTCGAGTCGATTACGAGTTTTCTGACTTTCCATGGCCCAATAGAGATGATACAACTTTCCCATCATACATTGAGATATTGGATTACTTGGAATCTTATGCTGAGCATTTTGATCTCCTCAAGTTCATGAAGTTTGGTTCTAAGGTCATCGAAGTTAAGTACACCGGTGAAGGCGACGCTCTACAGATGGTTGACCTCGGTGGTTACGGCAGCTTTTTGCCCGGAAAACCTGTATGGGAAGTTGCTGTTCAGAACGGAGATGCTAGAGATATTCaggtttttcttaattttcatatttgctTATGTATTATTGCATGCATGCATATCCCTCTTCATTctcatatttttcattttaaattaattttaacgaATATTTCGTTGAGAACTTTGGCTGCAACTGGATTGACCATTTTTGGAATAGAATGCTTTGGAATGATCAATTCCATTAATTCCATAAATTATTTTACCATTTAACATGAATGGAATGGAATGCTCATTCCATCAATTCCAAAAAAatctaatcaaaatatatataaagcaaAACATTCCAAAacaattttgataaggaacaaatGGAATGAATCCATTCCATTTTTCTACTGCATTCCATTCATCTTATTCCATTCCTTTTTATTCCATGTATTCCTTTCTTGATTTACCAGTTACAGCCTTTGTATCCAAACTATACCTTAAACAATTAATCTATATATGTTAGTTATAAAAACCATGCAACTTTTGTTGTTGTGAGCAATAATTTTCAATATGCATATGAACGAGTTTTTGTTGtagttaaaacttaaatatatgtGTAGTCTAAAATTTGTAAAGAACTTCCAAATAGTTTTTGTAAACTATTGCATGCATCAGTATTATTCTCTTCTTTTTACGTCTTCgtcttattcttcttttttccgtgctttttttttcttttatttacgtCTATTTGTGAATCATtgcatgatatttttttatacatgTGTGTGTAGTGGCATGCATTTGAATTCGTGGTGGTGTGCACCGGAAAATTCGGCGACGTACCAAGAATACCAACGTTTCCGGTAAAGAAAGGGCCTGAGATATTCAAAGGGAAAGTGATGCACTCAATGGATTACTGCAAGttagagaaagaagaagctTCTCATGTCCTCCGTGGCAAGAAAGTTGCGGTCATTGGCTTCAAGAAATCCGCTATTGATTTGGCTTTAGAGTCTGCTATAGCCAATCAaggtatatattatattatatattacatattCTCTTTCTTTCACAAACGTCTTTGATTAATTATCACTTAATTACCTTCACTCTAACATTGGCTCaagtcatatataaattttcgttTGGCCTTGGACCGTTAAATCTGGTTGGCACAATTTGAACAATTCCTTACAAGTTTGATAGTCAAGCGACATATTAATATTCCGATGAAACCTTTCGATCATTATGTGATCAATATGCATCCAATAACTAAAAAGAagtattttatttcattttaacattttatccaatttttttaataaaaaaattgcagCAGAAGGAGGACAAGCATGCACAATGGTGGTGAGAACAACACACTGGGTGTTCCCGCATTATTGGGTGTGGGGGCTGCCATTTTTCTTGTTCTACTCTACCAGAGCTTCTCAATTCCTTCATGATAGGCCTGACCAAAGCTTCCTAAGAACTCTCTTTTGCTTCATATTCTCTCTTCTGGTTTGCGATCTTAAAACCTATTAGTTTCCTCTTGATAAActacataattatatatgtacattatctaagttttttataaacatatgACATTACTACAGCGTGCCGTGGTTTCTAAATTCATCGAATCATATGTTACGTGGAAGCTTCCTCTAGAGAAATATGGTCTTAAACCGGACCATTCTTTTGAAGAAGACTATGCTTCTTGTCAAATGGCGATCATACCGGAGAATTTCTTCGAGGAAGCGGATAAGGGTATGATTCGGTTTAAGAAAACATCAAAATGGTGCTTTTATGATGAAGGGATTGAGTTTGAGGATGGGACTACGCTAGAATCTGATGTTGTGATACTCGCAACTGGTTATGATGGCAAGAAGAAGCTCAAGGCCATTGTTCCTGAACCCTTTCGAACTTGGCTTGAGTTTCCATGCGGTGTTATGCCTCTATACAGGTGCACACGCTTATAATCCGCCACCGTAAGACTATTGATATCTAGTGCAAATTGAATGAAAAGTAGTATAGTCCAATTTGTAAATATAACTAAACGCACTCATTAGTGCTAGTTCACGCCTACATTCTTATGATACTAAATTGGAACagtcgtcaaaaaaaaaaactaaattggaACCTTTCTTACATAAACAAACCTAAATTTCAGGGGAACAATCCATCCATTGATACCAAACATGGGCTTTGTGGGATACGTTCAAAGCAACTCAAACCTACACACATCAGAGCTACGTTCCATGTGGTTAAGCCGGCTTGTTGATGGGAAATTCGAATTACCGAGCAAAGAGCAAATGTTGGATCAATTCTCTAAGGAAATGGAAGTGATGAGAAGATCGAGCAGATTCTATAAACGTCATTGCATTTCAACTTTCAGCATCCAACATGCTGATGATCTGTGTAATGACATGGGACTCAATCCTTGACGTAAATCCAACTTGTTCCTCGAAGCCTTTAGTCCTTATGGTTCTCAGGATTATCGACTTGCTCAAGAAGAAACTAATATTTGAATATAATAGTACTGAAGAAATATATAACGAATTGTTGCATTTGATGGATTATGTATACTGTATACAATTATAAAACTGTGCTGGCGAGTCATTGAATAAAGAGAAATTAGTTAAAATAACTCTAATTAATCATAAAATGACTAGACTAActcatataattttgaaattactaGACTAACTCTTGAAATATACAAACTTACGGTTTTGCCATCAGTAAAATAAAGCttaattagaaaaagaaatacattttaatattatgaaaggaacaaaaaaaaagcaaatactTTGTCGGGTTTCTTCACCAAACGCTCTCTTCGTCGTCTCCGTCACCTCCATCTCCGACGGTCCCTTTTTCCTCACAACCGCCTTTGTCTCCGTCATCTCTACCGTAATTCGACTTTGTCTCCGGCATCCTCCACGATAATTCACCTTCGTCTCTTTCCTACTCGACAAACTCGAAATCGATTTCACCACAGTCACATCCGGCTTCAATTGCAAGTTACTCTAATCTGTGAGTCTTTAATCTATGCTATTGGATTTGTTATTAACATAGATTAATTAATTGCACGTTGAAATTTTGGAACCCTAATTTCCAATTTCATCTAACCTTCGACTTTCAAATCTGTCAAATTCAAAAAACGTGAGATTTGTGAAGGGTTGTAtttaataattttcatttaCTCATTGCCAAGGTTTAATTTAGCAAAGAGAGCAACAACCTCTGCAAACTCAACTCTTACAAGCACTCTGGTAATGACACAATTCTTTTTTTCCCCTCTAAATTCTTGTTAATTCATTGGATAGAATGTTGTTTACGGACACAAGTTACTGCGTTTAGGTAGTGCACAGTTTAAAGTTTGgatgttttgttttgaattttgttgGTTTACATGTGATTAACGGTTGGATTTTTTTGCTTTGATTTCGGGTTTGGCGAACAGGAAGACGGTGACCACCATTCAGGTAGCTGACAAGGAGAAAGGTGTGGTACTTGAAACCACCAAGACAAAGAAACAAAGCAAGCTTAAGCTCTATGTTAACAAGTCTGTCCTCAAGGAGTTCCCTATGATGGCCAAAGCTGTTGCGAACCAGGTATTGAACCTGATTTGAAGAAGACAACACTTGCTAGCCTCAGCGTGATCAGAAAAGGCCTTAGAGTCGCCAAGTCTGGTCCCAAGGAAAGGAAGCAAGCTTAAAGATTTGACCGTTTACTGAACATTTTACTTCTGAAAAACCTTTGTTTTGTGATTTCAGACAAATTTTTGTAGGTTATAAAGATCTTTCATGGACAGTTCACTTTCTTGCTTAAAACACCtccattgttttgtttttttctttctcggAATGATATTAAAATGTAGTAAGCTGGTTGCTGTCTAGCTGCTCTTTGATCTTGATAttgtgaattaaaaaaatatgttttgccTCAGGCTCCAAAGTAGACTCGCACTGCAAATACTGGTCAAATGTCATGCTGTTGACTTTTTATGGACATATGATATCACTAAATAAAGTGGGAAGTGACGCAATGTCTATATGTGTTATTAACCAAATATGAAATTGTAAGAACTAAATACGATAGGAACCAAGACACAATAGAAACACAAGCGAATTCTCtacataaaaaatagattttactagttgatctttttttgtcaatattttACTTGATTCATTCCATAAGTTAAAACATACAAGAGTTCCACTTTATTACATAGCCAGAGTTTTTCATTCTACCCTTTTTAGCTAGTTTATCAGCTACATCATTGGCAATTCTTGGAATTTTTAAGTAAAATCAAAATGAGAACCTTTTATGAGGTTTAGGATGTCTCAACATAGGTCTAATGATGATTGTATTGAGCTCTCAATTCACTTTCCCCCTGGTTTCTTTTGGATAGTTGCTCATTAATATAAACCAGGTGTAATCAAACATTATTTTGAATCTGGT
The window above is part of the Brassica napus cultivar Da-Ae chromosome C8, Da-Ae, whole genome shotgun sequence genome. Proteins encoded here:
- the LOC106365295 gene encoding probable flavin-containing monooxygenase 1, with the translated sequence MASNHNKLTSSRVAIIGAGVSGLSAAKHLAHHNPIVFEASDSVGGVWKSCTYETTKLQSARVDYEFSDFPWPNRDDTTFPSYIEILDYLESYAEHFDLLKFMKFGSKVIEVKYTGEGDALQMVDLGGYGSFLPGKPVWEVAVQNGDARDIQWHAFEFVVVCTGKFGDVPRIPTFPVKKGPEIFKGKVMHSMDYCKLEKEEASHVLRGKKVAVIGFKKSAIDLALESAIANQAEGGQACTMVVRTTHWVFPHYWVWGLPFFLFYSTRASQFLHDRPDQSFLRTLFCFIFSLLRAVVSKFIESYVTWKLPLEKYGLKPDHSFEEDYASCQMAIIPENFFEEADKGMIRFKKTSKWCFYDEGIEFEDGTTLESDVVILATGYDGKKKLKAIVPEPFRTWLEFPCGVMPLYRGTIHPLIPNMGFVGYVQSNSNLHTSELRSMWLSRLVDGKFELPSKEQMLDQFSKEMEVMRRSSRFYKRHCISTFSIQHADDLCNDMGLNP